In a genomic window of Toxoplasma gondii ME49 unplaced genomic scaffold asmbl.32, whole genome shotgun sequence:
- a CDS encoding hypothetical protein (encoded by transcript TGME49_322300) has product MRYNDGPRHRCLRRLLLSAIVGLAVCLDRPSGASPRLHKRRKQFQCRWLVAGGCARPSPPRNDHRGRRVPDGGGEVYWSPSRSGLSASRDRSTCWGRSRIHYSRGRRALCHHEGHTLVSERLRRCHVVVQCVFEEPPVGLRFQEWEVGSADAAQTVAQWLQPHKSR; this is encoded by the exons ATG CGATACAATGACGGTCCCAGGCACAGGTGTTTACGTCGCCTGCTGCTGTCGGCAATCGTCGGCCTAGCAGTCTGTCTCGACAGACCTTCGGGCGCGTCTCCCAGGTTACACAAGAGACG GAAACAGTTCCAATGCCGATGGCTTGTCGCAGGCGGCTGCGCACGTCCTTCACCGCCTCGCAATGACCACCGAGGGAGGCGTGTGCCGGATGGCGGAGGCGAAGTATATTGGTCGCCGTCAAGAAGCGGTCTGTCCGCAAGCCGAGATCGCAGTACTTGTTGGGGAAGATCAAGAATCCACTATTCTCGTGGCCGACGAGCGCTATGTCATCACGAAGGACATACTCTCGTGTCCGAACGCTTACGAAGATGCCATGTTGTTGTTCAGTGCGTTTTTGAGGAGCCTCCTGTTGGACTTCGCTTCCAGGAATGGGAGGTAGGCAGCGCTGACGCTGCGCAAACTGTCGCGCAATGGCTGCAGCCTCATAAGAGTAGATGA